The following are encoded in a window of Primulina eburnea isolate SZY01 chromosome 4, ASM2296580v1, whole genome shotgun sequence genomic DNA:
- the LOC140828895 gene encoding peroxisome biogenesis protein 19-2-like isoform X1 — protein MADHPEDLDQLLDSALDDFQNLNLTSYAQSSVNVGGNKQDSSSSLSGANVQGLGLGLGLPDLKIKKKGKQKAPSKQESHVTEALDKLREQTREAVKGLESVTGPKQQVGADNLGSDAMLEDWVKQFEELTGSQDMESIVETMMQQLLSKEILHEPMKEIGERYPIWLEENKAKLTDEEYARYSHQYELIRDLNQVYASDPNNFNKIVELMQKMQECGQPPNDIVQELAPEFDLSNLGQLSPEMFESQQNCCIM, from the exons ATGGCTGACCATCCCGAGGATTTAGACCAGCTTCTTGATA GCGCTTTGGATGATTTCCAGAACCTTAATCTCACCTCTTATGCCCAAAG CAGTGTCAACGTTGGAGGAAACAAGCAAGATAGTTCATCTTCATTGTCTGGTGCCAATGTTCAAGGATTAGGATTGGGATTGGGCTTGCCTGAtttgaagatcaagaaaaaggGTAAGCAAAAGGCGCCATCAAAGCAAGAATCACATGTTACTGAGGCGCTTGATAAGCTAAGAGAGCAAACGAGGGAGGCTGTCAAAGGATTGGAATCGGTGACTGGTCCGAAACAACAAGTGGGTGCAGATAATTTGGGAAGTGATGCAATGCTGGAGGATTGGGTTAAGCAATTCGAGGAACTTACCGGTTCTCAG GACATGGAGTCGATTGTGGAAACCATGATGCAACAACTTTTATCCAAGGAAATTCTTCACGAACCTATGAAAGAAATTGGAGAACGCTATCCAATATGGTtggaagagaataaagctaaacTAACTGATGAGGAGTATGCACGCTATTCCCACCAGTATGAACTCATAAGAGATCTTAACCAAGTTTATGCGTCTGATCCCAACAACTTCAACAAGATTGTGGAGCTGATGCAGAAAATGCAAGAATGTGGCCAACCACCTAATGATATTGTGCAAGAGCTTGCTCCAGAATTTGATTTATCAAACCTTGGACAATT GTCTCCTGAAATGTTCGAGTCTCAACAAAATTGTTGTATCATGTGA
- the LOC140828895 gene encoding peroxisome biogenesis protein 19-2-like isoform X2: protein MADHPEDLDQLLDSALDDFQNLNLTSYAQSVNVGGNKQDSSSSLSGANVQGLGLGLGLPDLKIKKKGKQKAPSKQESHVTEALDKLREQTREAVKGLESVTGPKQQVGADNLGSDAMLEDWVKQFEELTGSQDMESIVETMMQQLLSKEILHEPMKEIGERYPIWLEENKAKLTDEEYARYSHQYELIRDLNQVYASDPNNFNKIVELMQKMQECGQPPNDIVQELAPEFDLSNLGQLSPEMFESQQNCCIM from the exons ATGGCTGACCATCCCGAGGATTTAGACCAGCTTCTTGATA GCGCTTTGGATGATTTCCAGAACCTTAATCTCACCTCTTATGCCCAAAG TGTCAACGTTGGAGGAAACAAGCAAGATAGTTCATCTTCATTGTCTGGTGCCAATGTTCAAGGATTAGGATTGGGATTGGGCTTGCCTGAtttgaagatcaagaaaaaggGTAAGCAAAAGGCGCCATCAAAGCAAGAATCACATGTTACTGAGGCGCTTGATAAGCTAAGAGAGCAAACGAGGGAGGCTGTCAAAGGATTGGAATCGGTGACTGGTCCGAAACAACAAGTGGGTGCAGATAATTTGGGAAGTGATGCAATGCTGGAGGATTGGGTTAAGCAATTCGAGGAACTTACCGGTTCTCAG GACATGGAGTCGATTGTGGAAACCATGATGCAACAACTTTTATCCAAGGAAATTCTTCACGAACCTATGAAAGAAATTGGAGAACGCTATCCAATATGGTtggaagagaataaagctaaacTAACTGATGAGGAGTATGCACGCTATTCCCACCAGTATGAACTCATAAGAGATCTTAACCAAGTTTATGCGTCTGATCCCAACAACTTCAACAAGATTGTGGAGCTGATGCAGAAAATGCAAGAATGTGGCCAACCACCTAATGATATTGTGCAAGAGCTTGCTCCAGAATTTGATTTATCAAACCTTGGACAATT GTCTCCTGAAATGTTCGAGTCTCAACAAAATTGTTGTATCATGTGA